The Daphnia pulex isolate KAP4 chromosome 3, ASM2113471v1 genome includes a region encoding these proteins:
- the LOC124190458 gene encoding tyrosine-protein kinase-like otk, with protein MVQQHPVSATLNEDETASMSCTFSGSPAPATTVQWLKDGQSLFDPPKPIHGLRNSTLKFVTANKRHGGNYACRLKTIGHHPVDSQTATLHVREKLKFTVPPVAKSLELGTVRKILCKAQGNPAPIVQWVKEGLKPLLVWPPHIEDVNGTLIFHGVQDDDAGQYTCIATNSQGLISASILINVTMSPHFTSLPNNITFAKEGTKVELHCRAEGYPAPTIQWDRDSVMDGFTSDRFSVDRNGTLTIQNVQQEDQGFYGCTAGNAGGFKRAEFRLVVKDWEYQSGDYDGAESIAKTIIITLGAAAAHIFLSVGLLIWCRLRRRQRKLRSPNDGGAGDAEAQLDVQTALLTKVDCRQSPAIDKLNVPNSSITKGALQGKRPVWRYP; from the exons ATGGTCCAGCAACATCCTGTGAGCGCTACACTCAACGAAGATGAAACGGCGTCGATGAGCTGCACATTTTCAGGATCGCCAGCACCGGCGACGACCGTCCAGTGGTTGAAAGACGGGCAGTCGCTATTCGATCCGCCCAAACCCATCCATGGCCTCCGCAATTCAACACTGAAATTCGTCACGGCCAACAAGAGACATGGCGGCAACTACGCGTGTCGGTTGAAAACCATTGGTCACCATCCGGTCGATTCTCAAACGGCCACTTTGCATGTCCGAG aaaaattaaagtttactGTGCCACCGGTGGCCAAGAGCTTGGAGCTTGGCACAGTCCGCAAGATTTTGTGCAAAGCTCAAGGCAATCCAGCTCCCATCGTCCAATGGGTGAAGGAAGGCTTGAAGCCGTTGCTGGTCTGGCCGCCACACATCGAAGACGTCAACGGAACGCTCATTTTTCACGGAGTCCAGGACGATGATGCCGGCCAATACACTTGCATCGCCACCAATTCTCAAGGGCTCATCAGCGCTTCCATCTTGATCAACGTGACGA TGTCGCCACATTTTACGTCGCTACCCAACAACATCACGTTCGCCAAGGAAGGCACGAAAGTTGAACTGCATTGCAGAGCGGAAGGTTACCCTGCCCCGACGATTCAATGGGATCGAGATTCCGTCATGGACGGATTTACTTCTGATCG attCTCTGTGGATCGAAACGGGACGTTGACAATACAAAATGTCCAGCAAGAGGATCAAGGATTTTACGGATGCACGGCTGGTAATGCCGGAGGATTTAAAAGGGCAGAGTTTCGATTGGTGGTGAAAG ATTGGGAATACCAATCAGGTGATTACGACGGTGCTGAATCCATCGCCAAGACTATAATAATCACGTTAGGAGCGGCCGCTGCCCACATCTTCTTGTCGGTTGGTTTGTTGATTTGGTGTCGATTAAGACGACGCCAAAGAAAATTGCGATCGCCTAATGACGGCGGTGCTGGTGATGCAGAAGCTCAACTCGACGTTCAAACAGCTTTGC TGACAAAAGTAGATTGTCGTCAGTCTCCGGCCATTGACAAGTTAAATGTTCCCAACTCCTCAATCACTAAAGGAGCATTACAAGGCAAAAGGCCGGTTTGGAGATATCCTTGA
- the LOC124190314 gene encoding inactive tyrosine-protein kinase 7-like, translating to MFHRVRHANLVAVLGCCRDSPDFQMILMEFHPYVNLKSHLLSTSSSSQPPWSVAQIQSATIQIARGMNALAEARFVHRDLGTRNILVAFHGKDNTKVCLKIGSFGMDKEPFNNDYYVYKHQSIALRWLPHEAALEDEYSTKSDVWMFAVTIWELHHAAQRPLSDRSDEVLLADLRKKCGQHWDASFCKSNAMSSLLVKCWSHDPILRPSFDELLVCAESNSNNATPSTSNGESKTR from the exons ATGTTCCATCGAGTCCGCCACGCCAATTTGGTGGCCGTGCTGGGCTGCTGTCGGGACTCGCCCGACTTTCAAATGATTCTCATGGAATTCCACCCGTACGTCAATCTGAAATCGCATTTGCTgtcgacttcttcttcgtctcagCCGCCGTGGTCGGTCGCCCAAATTCAAAGCGCCACAATTCAGATCGCTCGAGGAATGAACGCACTAGCCGAAGCCCGCTTCGTTCACCGTGATCTGGGCACGCGAAACATCCTGGTCGCATTCCATGGCAAAGATAATACCAAG GTGTGTTTGAAGATCGGCAGCTTCGGAATGGACAAGGAGCCGTTCAACAACGATTACTACGTCTACAAGCACCAGTCGATCGCTCTGCGCTGGCTCCCGCACGAAGCAGCGTTGGAGGATGAATATTCGACCAAGTCTGACGTGTGGATGTTCGCTGTCACGATCTGGGAGTTGCATCACGCCGCCCAACGGCCTCTGTCCGACCGATCGGACGAGGTTCTGCTGGCCGATTTGAGGAAGAAATGTGGCCAACACTGGGACGCTTCCTTCTGCAAATCGAACGCCATGTCCAGTTTACTTGTCAAGTGTTGGTCACACGACCCCATTCTCAGGCCGTCTTTTGACGAACTGCTGGTTTGCGCTGAATCTAATAGCAATAACGCAACGCCATCAACCAGCAACGGCGAATCTAAAACCCGCTGA